A genomic stretch from Chitinophaga agri includes:
- a CDS encoding Gfo/Idh/MocA family protein, whose protein sequence is MLKIGIFGVGHLGKIHLSQWATMKDVEIVGFFDPSNANADSVAQYQIPRFDSAEELIQASDAIDIIAPTTHHFKICEQAIRNGKHIFVEKPMTNTMEEAKTLVKLVEEANIKFQVGHVERFNPAFLALKGHELKPMFIEVHRLAEFNPRGTDVSVILDLMIHDIDIVLSIVQSTVNRISASGVAVMSDTPDIANVRIEFHNGCVANLTSSRISLKKMRKMRLFQKDAYIGIDFLDKKTEIIKLKTPADEGLFTLDIDTNSGKKTIAIDNPEIKQTNAIRMELELFRDSILHNKPVPVNAIDGLQAMEVAHQILAKIQKSLSTDTAQ, encoded by the coding sequence ATGCTCAAAATAGGAATCTTCGGAGTTGGGCACCTGGGCAAGATACATCTATCCCAATGGGCCACTATGAAAGACGTAGAAATAGTTGGTTTTTTCGATCCGAGTAATGCCAATGCTGATAGCGTAGCCCAGTACCAGATTCCCAGATTCGATTCCGCGGAAGAGTTGATACAGGCTTCTGATGCCATCGACATCATCGCTCCCACAACGCATCACTTCAAGATATGTGAACAGGCTATCCGCAATGGAAAACACATCTTTGTGGAAAAGCCGATGACTAATACGATGGAAGAGGCCAAAACACTGGTTAAACTGGTGGAAGAAGCCAATATCAAATTCCAGGTAGGTCACGTAGAACGTTTCAACCCCGCCTTCCTTGCACTGAAAGGACATGAGCTGAAACCCATGTTCATTGAAGTACACCGCCTGGCCGAGTTCAATCCGAGAGGTACTGATGTCAGCGTGATACTCGATCTGATGATCCATGACATTGACATTGTTCTGAGCATCGTACAGTCAACCGTAAACAGAATATCTGCCAGCGGCGTAGCCGTCATGAGCGATACACCAGATATAGCCAACGTTCGTATAGAATTCCATAACGGATGCGTGGCCAACCTCACTTCCAGCCGTATCTCCCTCAAAAAGATGCGTAAAATGCGCCTCTTCCAGAAAGATGCCTATATCGGCATCGACTTCCTGGACAAAAAGACTGAGATTATCAAGCTGAAAACACCAGCAGACGAAGGATTATTCACACTGGATATCGACACCAATTCTGGCAAGAAGACCATCGCAATAGATAATCCGGAGATCAAACAGACCAATGCGATCCGCATGGAACTGGAACTGTTCCGTGACAGCATCCTGCATAATAAACCTGTGCCAGTGAATGCAATTGATGGTTTACAGGCAATGGAAGTTGCTCACCAGATCCTGGCGAAAATTCAGAAAAGCCTGTCTACCGACACAGCACAATAA
- the queA gene encoding tRNA preQ1(34) S-adenosylmethionine ribosyltransferase-isomerase QueA, which produces MKLSQFRFDLPLNLIAQHPSKTRDEARLMVVNRATGKIEHKVFRDIINYFNDKDVMVVNNTKVFPARLYGRKEKTGAKIEVFLLRELNKQNRLWDVIVDPARKIRVGNKLYFGDDESLVAEVIDNTTSRGRTIRFLFEGNDEEFKAVLDTLGETPLPKYIKRKPEEEDKERYQTVYAKYEGAVAAPTAGLHFSRELIKRLEIKGLKFAEVTLHTGLGTFRPIEVEDLSKHKMDAEYFNIDEYAVKIVNKAKEENRKVCAIGTTTVRAVESSVTAQNLLKAAEGWTNTFIHPPYDFAIPNALVTNFHLPKTSLLIMVCAFAGYDLVMEAYQQAIKEKYRFFSYGDAMLII; this is translated from the coding sequence ATGAAACTATCACAGTTTAGATTCGATCTTCCTTTAAATCTGATTGCACAGCATCCTTCCAAGACAAGAGACGAAGCACGTTTGATGGTGGTAAATCGTGCCACCGGCAAAATTGAACACAAGGTTTTCCGTGATATCATCAATTACTTCAATGATAAGGACGTAATGGTGGTGAACAATACCAAGGTATTCCCTGCCCGTCTGTATGGTCGTAAGGAGAAGACTGGTGCGAAGATTGAGGTATTCCTGCTGCGTGAGCTGAACAAGCAGAACCGTCTGTGGGATGTAATCGTAGATCCTGCCCGTAAGATCAGGGTTGGTAACAAATTATACTTCGGTGATGATGAATCACTGGTGGCGGAAGTGATTGACAACACCACATCCCGTGGTCGTACAATCCGCTTCCTGTTCGAAGGTAATGATGAAGAATTTAAGGCAGTACTGGATACCCTGGGTGAAACGCCGCTGCCGAAGTACATTAAACGTAAGCCTGAAGAAGAAGACAAGGAGCGTTATCAGACTGTTTACGCGAAATATGAAGGTGCCGTTGCAGCTCCAACTGCTGGTCTGCACTTCAGCCGCGAACTGATCAAACGTCTGGAGATTAAAGGGCTGAAATTTGCAGAAGTAACACTGCACACCGGTTTAGGTACATTCCGTCCTATCGAGGTAGAAGATCTGAGCAAACACAAAATGGATGCTGAGTATTTCAACATTGATGAGTATGCGGTGAAGATTGTAAACAAGGCAAAAGAAGAGAACCGTAAAGTTTGTGCGATCGGTACGACCACTGTGAGAGCAGTAGAGTCTTCCGTAACTGCGCAGAACCTGCTGAAAGCAGCAGAAGGCTGGACAAATACTTTTATCCATCCACCTTACGATTTCGCTATTCCGAATGCACTGGTTACTAACTTCCATCTGCCTAAAACAAGCCTCCTGATCATGGTTTGCGCATTCGCAGGTTATGATCTGGTGATGGAAGCTTATCAACAGGCTATCAAGGAGAAATATCGTTTCTTCAGCTATGGCGATGCAATGCTGATCATCTAA
- the radC gene encoding RadC family protein, with the protein MEGTVNPANTHVAIKNWATDDQPREKLINKGTNALSDAELLAILLNEGHKEKSALTLAQEVLRAASHNLGEMGKLTIQQLTKIKGIGTAKATKIVALMELARRRQAGYMLEKKTIRQGRDAALYFKPLLGDASLESFHVLFLNHACRVLQNRCISIGGITGTVVDPKVIFREALAVGATQIILCHNHPSGNLRPSHADIQLTEKLKSAGRLLDITVLDHIIVSEAGYCSMVEDGFII; encoded by the coding sequence ATGGAAGGGACAGTTAACCCGGCTAACACACATGTTGCCATTAAAAACTGGGCCACAGACGACCAGCCACGCGAAAAACTAATCAATAAAGGGACAAATGCATTAAGCGATGCTGAACTGTTAGCCATATTACTTAATGAAGGACACAAAGAAAAATCTGCACTGACATTGGCGCAGGAAGTGTTACGTGCTGCCTCCCACAATCTGGGCGAAATGGGAAAGCTCACTATCCAGCAGCTCACAAAGATCAAAGGTATCGGTACTGCTAAAGCGACCAAGATAGTCGCTCTTATGGAACTCGCACGTCGCAGACAGGCCGGCTATATGCTTGAAAAGAAAACCATCCGGCAGGGACGTGATGCCGCTCTCTACTTTAAACCATTACTTGGCGATGCGAGCCTCGAGTCTTTTCATGTGCTTTTTCTTAACCATGCCTGCCGTGTGTTACAAAACCGATGCATCAGTATCGGTGGCATCACCGGTACTGTTGTCGATCCTAAGGTCATCTTCCGGGAAGCGCTTGCGGTAGGCGCCACCCAGATCATCCTTTGCCATAACCATCCCTCCGGCAACCTCCGCCCCAGCCATGCTGATATACAGCTCACAGAAAAACTAAAATCCGCAGGTCGCCTGTTAGATATCACGGTGCTCGATCACATTATTGTCTCAGAAGCCGGCTATTGCAGTATGGTAGAAGATGGATTCATTATATAA
- a CDS encoding 2-C-methyl-D-erythritol 4-phosphate cytidylyltransferase, protein MEQRKKIAIIVAGGSGTRMGSAVPKQFLELSGKPVLWHTVNAFATAFPDIHIVLVLPEPHFDYVRPWLHEFSTGVVVTLVKGGETRFHSVKNGLSEVKEPAVVFVHDGVRPLISTALIRSCYETALSAGSAIPVIDMKDSIRQIEGEQNKAVDREQFKIIQTPQTFLSEWLLPAFSLPYDPLFTDEATVVERQGHRVHLVPGEEANIKITRPLDLTIASALLKERS, encoded by the coding sequence ATGGAACAACGTAAAAAGATTGCGATCATAGTAGCTGGTGGATCAGGCACACGTATGGGGAGTGCTGTTCCCAAGCAGTTTCTGGAGCTTTCGGGTAAGCCTGTATTATGGCATACAGTGAATGCTTTTGCGACAGCATTCCCTGATATACATATAGTGCTGGTACTGCCTGAGCCGCATTTTGACTACGTAAGGCCCTGGTTGCATGAATTTAGTACCGGGGTTGTCGTGACCCTGGTGAAGGGAGGGGAGACCCGTTTCCATTCTGTGAAGAATGGTTTGAGCGAAGTAAAAGAGCCGGCAGTGGTGTTTGTACATGATGGTGTTCGTCCGTTGATCAGTACAGCGCTCATCCGTTCCTGTTATGAAACAGCTTTATCAGCAGGCAGTGCTATCCCGGTTATTGATATGAAAGATAGCATCCGTCAGATAGAAGGAGAGCAGAATAAGGCGGTGGATCGTGAGCAGTTCAAAATAATCCAAACCCCGCAAACGTTTTTATCAGAATGGTTGTTGCCCGCATTTTCATTACCCTATGATCCGTTATTTACGGATGAGGCGACCGTAGTAGAGCGGCAGGGCCACCGTGTACACCTGGTACCGGGAGAGGAAGCCAACATAAAAATAACGCGCCCGCTGGATTTGACCATTGCGAGCGCGCTATTGAAAGAAAGAAGTTAA